From Vitis vinifera cultivar Pinot Noir 40024 chromosome 14, ASM3070453v1, a single genomic window includes:
- the LOC100261367 gene encoding F-box protein PP2-B15 isoform X2 → MQGIRTRFGRNFCRLIIRKFYQDWCLHWCSLPRRSSTPSFVGHFSLMRSFSISKTTGEKGYTLSARNLSITWSSNALYWSWKPLLQSRFAETVELRTICWLEIQGKISTCMLSPKTTYRAYLIVKFADRAYGLDALPSEVSVVVGKHQSQGIAYLRRPESNRPTLERVCFLNRIEALRSKVSKGEERVPHEREDGWFEVELGEFYNDGGDEEVKMSLREVKGVHLKGGLIVEGIEIRPKD, encoded by the exons ATGCAGGGGATTCGGACTCGGTTTGGGAGAAATTTCTGCCGTCTGATTATCAGGAAATTCTATCAAGATTGGTGTCTCCATTGGTGTTCGCTTCCAAGAAGGAGCTCTACTCCAAGCTTTGTAGGCCACTTCTCATTGATGAGG TCGTTTTCAATATCAAAAACAACGGGCGAAAAAGGTTACACGTTGAGTGCAAGGAACCTTTCGATTACGTGGTCAAGCAATGCTCTTTATTGGTCATGGAAACCTCTCCTCCAATCGAG atTTGCAGAAACTGTCGAATTAAGAACCATTTGTTGGCTAGAAATTCAAGGCAAAATAAGCACGTGCATGCTTTCTCCAAAAACTACTTATCGGGCTTATCTCATTGTAAAATTTGCTGATCGTGCTTATGGACTAGACGCCCTCCCTTCGGAGGTCTCGGTTGTTGTTGGTAAGCATCAATCACAGGGAATAGCTTACTTGCGTCGTCCTGAAAGCAACAGACCAACTCTGGAACGTGTTTGCTTTTTGAATCGAATTGAAGCGTTGCGATCGAAGGTTTCGAAGGGAGAAGAACGCGTTCCTCACGAACGCGAAGATGGATGGTTCGAGGTTGAATTAGGAGAGTTCTACAATGATGGGGGCGATGAGGAGGTGAAGATGAGCTTAAGGGAGGTGAAGGGAGTGCACCTTAAGGGTGGGCTTATTGTTGAGGGAATTGAGATTAGGCCCAAGGATTAG
- the LOC100266572 gene encoding glycine-rich domain-containing protein 2 isoform X1, producing the protein MRSQRGGRPCLGAINFCDSSPSVSPPMSATPNSIGVSADTGPTTPTELSDDELPVRISIDLVAAARRHIAFLRAVAESEWLHQESTLLESIRRYDELWMPLISDLTVGSTPPVILPPVDVQWVWYCHTLNPVSYRRYCESRFSKIIGKPAIFDEENEEYAVMRCRGIWVQRYPTEPFENELDSDSQYPDARNEDLLIEVKKQRLLYSKFSEPYMSELVYLIAARERYKGFLCILQRFGDGCPRLVLAADISLLWLTHQSYPTVYAGDMEIEDINRKVVGVWEKVKEEELEATRKLWESIYNQPYEKAGGQVAMDLGEVVSVKPPVYWEVSDCDVNTKYKSMMPRFLLEVCVHVRLNPMKVMQEDMKKKFLRLRVVRCHRELKMDKPFSSFSSDSWEKTWHLYCEFGTKGVVLDLRLCGGRCLKGSSSKDMVAVLWNDLLRSPSLTLESKVDEQVRVVVSITPPAQAPYLFKCVPDRVTDDSGAMISDVVLRMNSYRPQEGRWLSRTVLDHAGRECFVVRMRVAGGFWRRGGETPSAVKREDRIIEIREGSWSYLAGTIGRLPEKVVGTATPKEPPDHQKSAWCFSTGDELTIHWDLSSSTAGLNFSLQNQTCPDSLQVKLLKGRKMQYQAKKFNSQKEKAKQNMNNGQEVDEEDDDDDEGFVTLVRFTEENPTGRATALLNWKLLVVELLPEEDAVLALLLCISILKSVSEMRKEDVGSLLIRRRLKEAKQGTRDWGSVVLHPSCSSDISLPHLQPWHWNAMAVTAASNGTDNFTKQPAFTYSPVEGGDKLYKRGIIA; encoded by the exons ATGCGTTCTCAAAGAGGAGGAAGGCCATGTTTGGGAGCCATCAATTTCTGTGACTCCTCTCCCTCTGTCTCTCCACCAATGTCTGCAACTCCCAACAGTATCGGTGTTTCGGCCGATACGGGGCCCACGACCCCCACCGAATTATCGGACGATGAGCTCCCGGTACGCATCAGCATCGATCTCGTCGCCGCCGCCAGACGTCACATAGCCTTCCTGAGAGCGGTGGCCGAGTCGGAGTGGCTTCACCAGGAATCCACTCTGCTCGAGTCCATCAGAAG GTATGATGAGCTGTGGATGCCGTTGATTTCTGATCTTACGGTGGGGTCAACGCCTCCCGTGATTCTTCCTCCAGTTGATGTTCAGTGGGTTTGGTACTGCCACACCTTGAACCCG GTCAGTTACCGGCGATACTGCGAGTCAAGGTTCTCGAAAATTATTGGAAAACCAGCCATTTTCGATGAAGAGAATGAGGAGTATGCAGTGATGAGGTGCAGGGGAATTTGGGTCCAAAGATACCCAACCGAGCCTTTTGAGAATGAGTTGGATTCAGATTCCCAATACCCAGATGCTAGAAACGAGGATCTTCTGATTGAAGTGAAGAAACAGAGACTTCTGTATTCCAAGTTTTCGGAGCCATACATGTCTGAATTGGTTTATTTAATTGCAGCAAGAGAAAGATACAAGGGGTTTCTCTGTATTTTGCAGAGATTTGGAGATGGGTGTCCCCGGTTGGTGCTTGCTGCAGATATTTCACTCCTGTGGCTGACCCATCAG AGTTACCCGACAGTATATGCTGGAGACATGGAGATTGAGGATATTAATAGGAAGGTGGTGGGGGTGTGGGAGAAGGTGAAGGAAGAAGAGCTGGAAGCAACCAGAAAACTGTGGGAGAGCATATACAATCAACCATACGAGAAAGCAGGTGGGCAAGTGGCCATGGATTTGGGAGAGGTTGTTTCAGTCAAGCCACCAGTTTACTGGGAGGTGTCCGACTGTGATGTCAACACTAAATACAAGTCAATGATGCCTAGGTTCTTACTTGAG GTCTGTGTGCATGTGAGGCTTAACCCAATGAAGGTAATGCAAGAAGATATGAAAAAGAAGTTCTTACGTCTCCGAGTAGTAAGATGTCACAGGGAGCTCAAGATGGATAAACCCTTCTCCAGTTTCTCCTCAGATTCATGGGAAAAAACTTGGCATCTCTACTGTGAGTTTGGAACCAAAGGAGTTGTGCTTGACCTCCGTCTCTGTGGTGGCCGCTGTTTAAAAGGAAGTAGCTCCAAAGACATGGTAGCAGTTCTTTGGAATGACTTACTACGTTCACCTTCCCTTACATTAGAGAGTAAAGTTGATGAACAAGTGAGAGTTGTTGTTTCAATAACTCCACCAGCCCAAGCACCATACTTGTTCAAATGTGTGCCAGATAGGGTCACTGATGATTCAGGGGCCATGATATCAGATGTGGTCCTAAGGATGAACAGTTATCGGCCTCAAGAAGGTAGGTGGTTGTCTCGGACTGTTTTGGATCATGCAGGGAGAGAGTGTTTCGTGGTTCGAATGCG AGTGGCTGGAGGATTTTGGAGGAGAGGGGGTGAAACTCCATCAGCAGTGAAAAGGGAGGATCGGATTATAGAGATACGTGAAGGTTCTTGGTCTTATCTTGCTGGTACCATTGGTAGACTTCCTG AGAAAGTGGTAGGAACAGCAACACCAAAAGAACCCCCAGACCATCAGAAATCAGCATGGTGTTTTTCCACTGGAGATGAACTGACTATACATTGGGACTTATCGTCATCAACAGCAGGCCTCAATTTTAGTTTACAAAATCAAACATGTCCTGATTCATTG CAGGTGAAGTTGTTGAAAGGAAGGAAAATGCAGTACCAAGCAAAGAAATTCAATTCCCAGAAAGAGAAAGCCAAACAAAACATGAACAATGGGCAAGAGGTGgatgaggaagatgatgatgatgatgaagggTTTGTGACACTTGTTCGGTTCACAGAGGAGAACCCAACTGGAAGAGCAACTGCCCTCTTGAATTGGAAGCTCTTGGTGGTAGAATTGTTGCCAGAAGAAGATGCAGTTCTAGCACTGCTCCTATGTATTTCAATACTCAAAAGTGTGTCTGAGATGCGAAAAGAAGACGTGGGAAGCTTGTTGATCAGAAGGAGATTGAAAGAAGCAAAGCAAGGAACCAGAGATTGGGGATCCGTAGTACTTCATCCTTCGTGTTCTTCAGACATCTCTTTGCCTCATCTTCAACCCTGGCATTGGAATGCCATGGCAGTGACAGCAGCCTCAAATGGAACAGATAATTTCACTAAGCAACCGGCCTTCACATATTCACCAGTGGAAGGCGGTGATAAGTTATACAAGCGGGGGATCATTGCCTGA
- the LOC100266572 gene encoding uncharacterized protein LOC100266572 isoform X3 encodes MGKENGTLLFLVSSYHLGTRFQVSYRRYCESRFSKIIGKPAIFDEENEEYAVMRCRGIWVQRYPTEPFENELDSDSQYPDARNEDLLIEVKKQRLLYSKFSEPYMSELVYLIAARERYKGFLCILQRFGDGCPRLVLAADISLLWLTHQSYPTVYAGDMEIEDINRKVVGVWEKVKEEELEATRKLWESIYNQPYEKAGGQVAMDLGEVVSVKPPVYWEVSDCDVNTKYKSMMPRFLLEVCVHVRLNPMKVMQEDMKKKFLRLRVVRCHRELKMDKPFSSFSSDSWEKTWHLYCEFGTKGVVLDLRLCGGRCLKGSSSKDMVAVLWNDLLRSPSLTLESKVDEQVRVVVSITPPAQAPYLFKCVPDRVTDDSGAMISDVVLRMNSYRPQEGRWLSRTVLDHAGRECFVVRMRVAGGFWRRGGETPSAVKREDRIIEIREGSWSYLAGTIGRLPEKVVGTATPKEPPDHQKSAWCFSTGDELTIHWDLSSSTAGLNFSLQNQTCPDSLQVKLLKGRKMQYQAKKFNSQKEKAKQNMNNGQEVDEEDDDDDEGFVTLVRFTEENPTGRATALLNWKLLVVELLPEEDAVLALLLCISILKSVSEMRKEDVGSLLIRRRLKEAKQGTRDWGSVVLHPSCSSDISLPHLQPWHWNAMAVTAASNGTDNFTKQPAFTYSPVEGGDKLYKRGIIA; translated from the exons atgggaaaagaaaatggaactTTACTCTTCTTAGTATCGTCTTACCATTTGG GAACCCGTTTTCAGGTCAGTTACCGGCGATACTGCGAGTCAAGGTTCTCGAAAATTATTGGAAAACCAGCCATTTTCGATGAAGAGAATGAGGAGTATGCAGTGATGAGGTGCAGGGGAATTTGGGTCCAAAGATACCCAACCGAGCCTTTTGAGAATGAGTTGGATTCAGATTCCCAATACCCAGATGCTAGAAACGAGGATCTTCTGATTGAAGTGAAGAAACAGAGACTTCTGTATTCCAAGTTTTCGGAGCCATACATGTCTGAATTGGTTTATTTAATTGCAGCAAGAGAAAGATACAAGGGGTTTCTCTGTATTTTGCAGAGATTTGGAGATGGGTGTCCCCGGTTGGTGCTTGCTGCAGATATTTCACTCCTGTGGCTGACCCATCAG AGTTACCCGACAGTATATGCTGGAGACATGGAGATTGAGGATATTAATAGGAAGGTGGTGGGGGTGTGGGAGAAGGTGAAGGAAGAAGAGCTGGAAGCAACCAGAAAACTGTGGGAGAGCATATACAATCAACCATACGAGAAAGCAGGTGGGCAAGTGGCCATGGATTTGGGAGAGGTTGTTTCAGTCAAGCCACCAGTTTACTGGGAGGTGTCCGACTGTGATGTCAACACTAAATACAAGTCAATGATGCCTAGGTTCTTACTTGAG GTCTGTGTGCATGTGAGGCTTAACCCAATGAAGGTAATGCAAGAAGATATGAAAAAGAAGTTCTTACGTCTCCGAGTAGTAAGATGTCACAGGGAGCTCAAGATGGATAAACCCTTCTCCAGTTTCTCCTCAGATTCATGGGAAAAAACTTGGCATCTCTACTGTGAGTTTGGAACCAAAGGAGTTGTGCTTGACCTCCGTCTCTGTGGTGGCCGCTGTTTAAAAGGAAGTAGCTCCAAAGACATGGTAGCAGTTCTTTGGAATGACTTACTACGTTCACCTTCCCTTACATTAGAGAGTAAAGTTGATGAACAAGTGAGAGTTGTTGTTTCAATAACTCCACCAGCCCAAGCACCATACTTGTTCAAATGTGTGCCAGATAGGGTCACTGATGATTCAGGGGCCATGATATCAGATGTGGTCCTAAGGATGAACAGTTATCGGCCTCAAGAAGGTAGGTGGTTGTCTCGGACTGTTTTGGATCATGCAGGGAGAGAGTGTTTCGTGGTTCGAATGCG AGTGGCTGGAGGATTTTGGAGGAGAGGGGGTGAAACTCCATCAGCAGTGAAAAGGGAGGATCGGATTATAGAGATACGTGAAGGTTCTTGGTCTTATCTTGCTGGTACCATTGGTAGACTTCCTG AGAAAGTGGTAGGAACAGCAACACCAAAAGAACCCCCAGACCATCAGAAATCAGCATGGTGTTTTTCCACTGGAGATGAACTGACTATACATTGGGACTTATCGTCATCAACAGCAGGCCTCAATTTTAGTTTACAAAATCAAACATGTCCTGATTCATTG CAGGTGAAGTTGTTGAAAGGAAGGAAAATGCAGTACCAAGCAAAGAAATTCAATTCCCAGAAAGAGAAAGCCAAACAAAACATGAACAATGGGCAAGAGGTGgatgaggaagatgatgatgatgatgaagggTTTGTGACACTTGTTCGGTTCACAGAGGAGAACCCAACTGGAAGAGCAACTGCCCTCTTGAATTGGAAGCTCTTGGTGGTAGAATTGTTGCCAGAAGAAGATGCAGTTCTAGCACTGCTCCTATGTATTTCAATACTCAAAAGTGTGTCTGAGATGCGAAAAGAAGACGTGGGAAGCTTGTTGATCAGAAGGAGATTGAAAGAAGCAAAGCAAGGAACCAGAGATTGGGGATCCGTAGTACTTCATCCTTCGTGTTCTTCAGACATCTCTTTGCCTCATCTTCAACCCTGGCATTGGAATGCCATGGCAGTGACAGCAGCCTCAAATGGAACAGATAATTTCACTAAGCAACCGGCCTTCACATATTCACCAGTGGAAGGCGGTGATAAGTTATACAAGCGGGGGATCATTGCCTGA
- the LOC100266572 gene encoding uncharacterized protein LOC100266572 isoform X4, with translation MRSQRGGRPCLGAINFCDSSPSVSPPMSATPNSIGVSADTGPTTPTELSDDELPVRISIDLVAAARRHIAFLRAVAESEWLHQESTLLESIRRYDELWMPLISDLTVGSTPPVILPPVDVQWVWYCHTLNPVSYRRYCESRFSKIIGKPAIFDEENEEYAVMRCRGIWVQRYPTEPFENELDSDSQYPDARNEDLLIEVKKQRLLYSKFSEPYMSELVYLIAARERYKGFLCILQRFGDGCPRLVLAADISLLWLTHQSYPTVYAGDMEIEDINRKVVGVWEKVKEEELEATRKLWESIYNQPYEKAGGQVAMDLGEVVSVKPPVYWEVSDCDVNTKYKSMMPRFLLEVCVHVRLNPMKVMQEDMKKKFLRLRVVRCHRELKMDKPFSSFSSDSWEKTWHLYCEFGTKGVVLDLRLCGGRCLKGSSSKDMVAVLWNDLLRSPSLTLESKVDEQVRVVVSITPPAQAPYLFKCVPDRVTDDSGAMISDVVLRMNSYRPQEGRWLSRTVLDHAGRECFVVRMRVAGGFWRRGGETPSAVKREDRIIEIREGSWSYLAGTIGRLPVQRKW, from the exons ATGCGTTCTCAAAGAGGAGGAAGGCCATGTTTGGGAGCCATCAATTTCTGTGACTCCTCTCCCTCTGTCTCTCCACCAATGTCTGCAACTCCCAACAGTATCGGTGTTTCGGCCGATACGGGGCCCACGACCCCCACCGAATTATCGGACGATGAGCTCCCGGTACGCATCAGCATCGATCTCGTCGCCGCCGCCAGACGTCACATAGCCTTCCTGAGAGCGGTGGCCGAGTCGGAGTGGCTTCACCAGGAATCCACTCTGCTCGAGTCCATCAGAAG GTATGATGAGCTGTGGATGCCGTTGATTTCTGATCTTACGGTGGGGTCAACGCCTCCCGTGATTCTTCCTCCAGTTGATGTTCAGTGGGTTTGGTACTGCCACACCTTGAACCCG GTCAGTTACCGGCGATACTGCGAGTCAAGGTTCTCGAAAATTATTGGAAAACCAGCCATTTTCGATGAAGAGAATGAGGAGTATGCAGTGATGAGGTGCAGGGGAATTTGGGTCCAAAGATACCCAACCGAGCCTTTTGAGAATGAGTTGGATTCAGATTCCCAATACCCAGATGCTAGAAACGAGGATCTTCTGATTGAAGTGAAGAAACAGAGACTTCTGTATTCCAAGTTTTCGGAGCCATACATGTCTGAATTGGTTTATTTAATTGCAGCAAGAGAAAGATACAAGGGGTTTCTCTGTATTTTGCAGAGATTTGGAGATGGGTGTCCCCGGTTGGTGCTTGCTGCAGATATTTCACTCCTGTGGCTGACCCATCAG AGTTACCCGACAGTATATGCTGGAGACATGGAGATTGAGGATATTAATAGGAAGGTGGTGGGGGTGTGGGAGAAGGTGAAGGAAGAAGAGCTGGAAGCAACCAGAAAACTGTGGGAGAGCATATACAATCAACCATACGAGAAAGCAGGTGGGCAAGTGGCCATGGATTTGGGAGAGGTTGTTTCAGTCAAGCCACCAGTTTACTGGGAGGTGTCCGACTGTGATGTCAACACTAAATACAAGTCAATGATGCCTAGGTTCTTACTTGAG GTCTGTGTGCATGTGAGGCTTAACCCAATGAAGGTAATGCAAGAAGATATGAAAAAGAAGTTCTTACGTCTCCGAGTAGTAAGATGTCACAGGGAGCTCAAGATGGATAAACCCTTCTCCAGTTTCTCCTCAGATTCATGGGAAAAAACTTGGCATCTCTACTGTGAGTTTGGAACCAAAGGAGTTGTGCTTGACCTCCGTCTCTGTGGTGGCCGCTGTTTAAAAGGAAGTAGCTCCAAAGACATGGTAGCAGTTCTTTGGAATGACTTACTACGTTCACCTTCCCTTACATTAGAGAGTAAAGTTGATGAACAAGTGAGAGTTGTTGTTTCAATAACTCCACCAGCCCAAGCACCATACTTGTTCAAATGTGTGCCAGATAGGGTCACTGATGATTCAGGGGCCATGATATCAGATGTGGTCCTAAGGATGAACAGTTATCGGCCTCAAGAAGGTAGGTGGTTGTCTCGGACTGTTTTGGATCATGCAGGGAGAGAGTGTTTCGTGGTTCGAATGCG AGTGGCTGGAGGATTTTGGAGGAGAGGGGGTGAAACTCCATCAGCAGTGAAAAGGGAGGATCGGATTATAGAGATACGTGAAGGTTCTTGGTCTTATCTTGCTGGTACCATTGGTAGACTTCCTG TACAGAGAAAGTGGTAG
- the LOC100266572 gene encoding glycine-rich domain-containing protein 2 isoform X2 produces the protein MRSQRGGRPCLGAINFCDSSPSVSPPMSATPNSIGVSADTGPTTPTELSDDELPVRISIDLVAAARRHIAFLRAVAESEWLHQESTLLESIRRYDELWMPLISDLTVGSTPPVILPPVDVQWVWYCHTLNPVSYRRYCESRFSKIIGKPAIFDEENEEYAVMRCRGIWVQRYPTEPFENELDSDSQYPDARNEDLLIEVKKQRLLYSKFSEPYMSELVYLIAARERYKGFLCILQRFGDGCPRLVLAADISLLWLTHQSYPTVYAGDMEIEDINRKVVGVWEKVKEEELEATRKLWESIYNQPYEKAGGQVAMDLGEVVSVKPPVYWEVSDCDVNTKYKSMMPRFLLEVCVHVRLNPMKVMQEDMKKKFLRLRVVRCHRELKMDKPFSSFSSDSWEKTWHLYCEFGTKGVVLDLRLCGGRCLKGSSSKDMVAVLWNDLLRSPSLTLESKVDEQVRVVVSITPPAQAPYLFKCVPDRVTDDSGAMISDVVLRMNSYRPQEGRWLSRTVLDHAGRECFVVRMRVAGGFWRRGGETPSAVKREDRIIEIREGSWSYLAGTIGRLPEKVVGTATPKEPPDHQKSAWCFSTGDELTIHWDLSSSTAGLNFSLQNQTCPDSLVKLLKGRKMQYQAKKFNSQKEKAKQNMNNGQEVDEEDDDDDEGFVTLVRFTEENPTGRATALLNWKLLVVELLPEEDAVLALLLCISILKSVSEMRKEDVGSLLIRRRLKEAKQGTRDWGSVVLHPSCSSDISLPHLQPWHWNAMAVTAASNGTDNFTKQPAFTYSPVEGGDKLYKRGIIA, from the exons ATGCGTTCTCAAAGAGGAGGAAGGCCATGTTTGGGAGCCATCAATTTCTGTGACTCCTCTCCCTCTGTCTCTCCACCAATGTCTGCAACTCCCAACAGTATCGGTGTTTCGGCCGATACGGGGCCCACGACCCCCACCGAATTATCGGACGATGAGCTCCCGGTACGCATCAGCATCGATCTCGTCGCCGCCGCCAGACGTCACATAGCCTTCCTGAGAGCGGTGGCCGAGTCGGAGTGGCTTCACCAGGAATCCACTCTGCTCGAGTCCATCAGAAG GTATGATGAGCTGTGGATGCCGTTGATTTCTGATCTTACGGTGGGGTCAACGCCTCCCGTGATTCTTCCTCCAGTTGATGTTCAGTGGGTTTGGTACTGCCACACCTTGAACCCG GTCAGTTACCGGCGATACTGCGAGTCAAGGTTCTCGAAAATTATTGGAAAACCAGCCATTTTCGATGAAGAGAATGAGGAGTATGCAGTGATGAGGTGCAGGGGAATTTGGGTCCAAAGATACCCAACCGAGCCTTTTGAGAATGAGTTGGATTCAGATTCCCAATACCCAGATGCTAGAAACGAGGATCTTCTGATTGAAGTGAAGAAACAGAGACTTCTGTATTCCAAGTTTTCGGAGCCATACATGTCTGAATTGGTTTATTTAATTGCAGCAAGAGAAAGATACAAGGGGTTTCTCTGTATTTTGCAGAGATTTGGAGATGGGTGTCCCCGGTTGGTGCTTGCTGCAGATATTTCACTCCTGTGGCTGACCCATCAG AGTTACCCGACAGTATATGCTGGAGACATGGAGATTGAGGATATTAATAGGAAGGTGGTGGGGGTGTGGGAGAAGGTGAAGGAAGAAGAGCTGGAAGCAACCAGAAAACTGTGGGAGAGCATATACAATCAACCATACGAGAAAGCAGGTGGGCAAGTGGCCATGGATTTGGGAGAGGTTGTTTCAGTCAAGCCACCAGTTTACTGGGAGGTGTCCGACTGTGATGTCAACACTAAATACAAGTCAATGATGCCTAGGTTCTTACTTGAG GTCTGTGTGCATGTGAGGCTTAACCCAATGAAGGTAATGCAAGAAGATATGAAAAAGAAGTTCTTACGTCTCCGAGTAGTAAGATGTCACAGGGAGCTCAAGATGGATAAACCCTTCTCCAGTTTCTCCTCAGATTCATGGGAAAAAACTTGGCATCTCTACTGTGAGTTTGGAACCAAAGGAGTTGTGCTTGACCTCCGTCTCTGTGGTGGCCGCTGTTTAAAAGGAAGTAGCTCCAAAGACATGGTAGCAGTTCTTTGGAATGACTTACTACGTTCACCTTCCCTTACATTAGAGAGTAAAGTTGATGAACAAGTGAGAGTTGTTGTTTCAATAACTCCACCAGCCCAAGCACCATACTTGTTCAAATGTGTGCCAGATAGGGTCACTGATGATTCAGGGGCCATGATATCAGATGTGGTCCTAAGGATGAACAGTTATCGGCCTCAAGAAGGTAGGTGGTTGTCTCGGACTGTTTTGGATCATGCAGGGAGAGAGTGTTTCGTGGTTCGAATGCG AGTGGCTGGAGGATTTTGGAGGAGAGGGGGTGAAACTCCATCAGCAGTGAAAAGGGAGGATCGGATTATAGAGATACGTGAAGGTTCTTGGTCTTATCTTGCTGGTACCATTGGTAGACTTCCTG AGAAAGTGGTAGGAACAGCAACACCAAAAGAACCCCCAGACCATCAGAAATCAGCATGGTGTTTTTCCACTGGAGATGAACTGACTATACATTGGGACTTATCGTCATCAACAGCAGGCCTCAATTTTAGTTTACAAAATCAAACATGTCCTGATTCATTG GTGAAGTTGTTGAAAGGAAGGAAAATGCAGTACCAAGCAAAGAAATTCAATTCCCAGAAAGAGAAAGCCAAACAAAACATGAACAATGGGCAAGAGGTGgatgaggaagatgatgatgatgatgaagggTTTGTGACACTTGTTCGGTTCACAGAGGAGAACCCAACTGGAAGAGCAACTGCCCTCTTGAATTGGAAGCTCTTGGTGGTAGAATTGTTGCCAGAAGAAGATGCAGTTCTAGCACTGCTCCTATGTATTTCAATACTCAAAAGTGTGTCTGAGATGCGAAAAGAAGACGTGGGAAGCTTGTTGATCAGAAGGAGATTGAAAGAAGCAAAGCAAGGAACCAGAGATTGGGGATCCGTAGTACTTCATCCTTCGTGTTCTTCAGACATCTCTTTGCCTCATCTTCAACCCTGGCATTGGAATGCCATGGCAGTGACAGCAGCCTCAAATGGAACAGATAATTTCACTAAGCAACCGGCCTTCACATATTCACCAGTGGAAGGCGGTGATAAGTTATACAAGCGGGGGATCATTGCCTGA
- the LOC100261367 gene encoding F-box protein PP2-B15 isoform X1 has protein sequence MNFELLPQDCISHILSCTSPRDACRSGLVSTTVRHAGDSDSVWEKFLPSDYQEILSRLVSPLVFASKKELYSKLCRPLLIDEGRKSFSISKTTGEKGYTLSARNLSITWSSNALYWSWKPLLQSRFAETVELRTICWLEIQGKISTCMLSPKTTYRAYLIVKFADRAYGLDALPSEVSVVVGKHQSQGIAYLRRPESNRPTLERVCFLNRIEALRSKVSKGEERVPHEREDGWFEVELGEFYNDGGDEEVKMSLREVKGVHLKGGLIVEGIEIRPKD, from the exons ATGAATTTCGAGCTCTTGCCTCAAGACTGCATCTCCCACATCCTGTCCTGCACTTCTCCTAGGGATGCGTGCCGATCGGGGCTAGTCTCTACGACGGTTCGGCATGCAGGGGATTCGGACTCGGTTTGGGAGAAATTTCTGCCGTCTGATTATCAGGAAATTCTATCAAGATTGGTGTCTCCATTGGTGTTCGCTTCCAAGAAGGAGCTCTACTCCAAGCTTTGTAGGCCACTTCTCATTGATGAGGGTAGGAAG TCGTTTTCAATATCAAAAACAACGGGCGAAAAAGGTTACACGTTGAGTGCAAGGAACCTTTCGATTACGTGGTCAAGCAATGCTCTTTATTGGTCATGGAAACCTCTCCTCCAATCGAG atTTGCAGAAACTGTCGAATTAAGAACCATTTGTTGGCTAGAAATTCAAGGCAAAATAAGCACGTGCATGCTTTCTCCAAAAACTACTTATCGGGCTTATCTCATTGTAAAATTTGCTGATCGTGCTTATGGACTAGACGCCCTCCCTTCGGAGGTCTCGGTTGTTGTTGGTAAGCATCAATCACAGGGAATAGCTTACTTGCGTCGTCCTGAAAGCAACAGACCAACTCTGGAACGTGTTTGCTTTTTGAATCGAATTGAAGCGTTGCGATCGAAGGTTTCGAAGGGAGAAGAACGCGTTCCTCACGAACGCGAAGATGGATGGTTCGAGGTTGAATTAGGAGAGTTCTACAATGATGGGGGCGATGAGGAGGTGAAGATGAGCTTAAGGGAGGTGAAGGGAGTGCACCTTAAGGGTGGGCTTATTGTTGAGGGAATTGAGATTAGGCCCAAGGATTAG